atgaaggATCCCTAAAGATGTGGGTGCagcgcgagggagtgtcagactctaacTGACTAAATCCCAACATGTTCTtgcttaagccctttatgtacttaCCCGTGTCgtgataactctttcgaacaatcccataGCCCCGGAAGATGAGATTACTGAATAATTTATCCGAAATCCCTTTATATCCCTTCATACTCGAAGTTAAAAATATCAGACAGCGGTTTCTCATTTTTTCTAACAGTGAAAACTAATTTGATACTCGAACTGAAGATGTGTctctataaattaaaaataatatgcttGGCGCTCAATAGAACCCGATACAAGACGTATTGGATTAAATTTCTAAGCTACCATATATTCTTACACTTGATACAGCCCTCTCAACGTTATTGATGGACATCAGACACCTATCCATTCAACTAGATAACAGATATAGGTCGGGGCCGTCCCCAAATTAACTAAATTGATTCATAACTCACCTACTGCAGATAAAATTACCTTTCAATGGCAAGGACGCATTTAATAGGGTTTGACTTACCAATAATTTTATAGCCAGTTATTTTCAACCTGTTCCTTTTCACTGTTCCAGGCCCGTACTCTCACCTGTTCCACAACGTACATGAACAACATTATGTGTTCCACGCGATATCGTACGCGGCGAAGATCGGCGAGTATTCCAGTGGAACAGCTACGGTATTTGCGAACATATGGCAACTTAGCATCATCACTATCATAACTATACTATTGCTGTGACTTTTTAAAGTGATGTAGTCAAATCTTAGGTACAATCGACGACGAAATCTTTGAGGGTTTTTGGTCTCAAAGTATTTGTTTGAAGTATTAAGTTTGTATTATTATGATCaatgtttacttttaagtttaaatgttttcagaaagatatcaattttgtacttgtttttacttttataattgcattttgtataaaatgaaaatactgTGTTGATaccaaaataatgcatttaAAGAAAAATTTGCATGTTTGAATACCAAAGATCGAGcatcaaaataaaaaggtaTTTCACTATTTACTACTTTATTGCATCATGTCATAATAAAATCAGAAAATTGTAACAGTTATATAAAAAGATTTGTACAAAACATGGTTATCACAAAATAAACGCGACAGTATAGTTGAACAATTCAAAATGCAAAacagtttcaaataaataaattatactttcaCGCTGATTACAGAATTATTATTCCTTTGGTAATGTAAGCGATAAAAACggatttttacatattttatattcctCTTATTCgtaaattttaataagaatttcatatCACGtgacaatttaataaaactcaCCAAAATATCAATGGAACGTTATGGTTAAAATTAAGCACCATTTTAAAGAACGGGTATTAAATAACTGTTCTAAAGAACAACAGACAAGAATCACAGAAGTTAGACGAATAATAAATgcacataatattaaataaacctgGACAGCGCGATTTGAAACATTGGAATATAACTCTACATACAGTTACCTTATAACTGTACTAAAAATCaattatatgtgaaaaaaaattgagctaagactAAAGAAACATACTATAACGAATATTCCTCAGAAGTAATTTCTTGTCCAAGGTACACTCgaaaataatcataattgaTCAATTTTTAACCTTATCATTACAGTAATATGGTTTAAAATTGATTAACAATGGTCATTGTCGAGTGTACCTACAAAGTTAGGCTTACACTAGGCCTCAACTGGTTTCACCAGTTTTATTGGACCCCAACTGTGTGTTTTTTCTTCTAGTTTATGTTGCGTATTTTTTGTACGCAATTCCGATGAGTATAGCAGCCCCCAAAGCCAGTAACGCCCATTTCAGCCGTGAACTGAAAATAATAAgtgaaatttaatttattttaagcttatttttaaaggattttGGGCTAAGGGCTAACCAATGCATCGAATAGGTGAATTAAAAAGTAGTAagtatgaagttttttttagtttagtacAGAAATGCCCAATATCCTTTAGTGTTTTTTCTTACtttcatataaatacattttctatgAACTCATTAGATACAAGAAAATTtctattatgtacctacctacaaaataatacttaacatatattttttacataaacaacCTCTTTGATCTACTTAAAGTTACACTTACAATTAGCTACTTATATTCGCAATTCTCCTATTCTTAGATACAACAATAAGTTGAATACAATACAATTGTAAACCAgctaacaataattatttttacatctaCTCAGGCCCATttacaccgacaacataaacgcccgtttttttcttaaaactactgTTTAATTTGAAACTTGGAAGTGTCAATTTTTAGAAAACAGCCGTTTAACTGCTTCTGTGGCTAGGTAATAATAAACCAATTGAAAATCGATTGCGACTCGCGTATATCAGGGCTCTGACATACATACAACGGGTTATAGAAAACTAGCGTTTATTTTCTCGGTGAATATGGGTCTCAGAGAAATACAATAATTTGGAGTTACCCCCGGTTATCTGGGggcggcggtggcggcggcgtTGGCCTACAAGGCTTGCCACGCCtttaaacacaaacaaactcaaCATTATACAAATCTCCAAGCTCGTAGTCTTACAGGAACTGCAGATCTCCGGGAAAAAAGCACACCTTTTAGTATTACCTAGcgattattttataacaagtaggtatgtaattatgAAAGGTATTTCATGCCATGTAGCATCAAACACTATAGAATCCCTATTTTAGTAAGTATCCAACAATGAAAAGTAGTGGCGAACCAGATGTGTGATTTCAAGATTGAGctttattaaaactataaaataatatttagtttcattatttcgatgttgtttttttaattcaagaAAATATTAGGTGCCATTCAAAAAATGTCACGTAGAGTTCTGCAAGCTACCGCAAGAAAATTACGAGCGTGAAGAAATATACAGCTCTACTACTTATCTACTCTCAAATTTAACTATGGTTTCCTACTTCTTctaatttacttaaattaatgaaaattcaTAATCATAGGAACCTTTCTCCACAGGGTGGACCTCGGGGTCGTcttgaaaaaattaaaagatattAATTTCTGATTCTATGGTTAGACAGTTCACTCTAGAGAATTGAGAATTTAAAATTTGGAAAGAGTTGAAGACTGGAAGATGTGTAAAAGTCAAATCAagaacaaaggacaatgggcactttgtatgggatttggtacccgctccaacagtaacgtatgatatatcattagaaaggtatttacgtgaacaataataaaaactatggggcttgcctcaattagctgtccgatccgagtaacgataaaaattaaatcgacatagaaacaagtatgtcatccatatatgcaaattcattaagaggcatatgtcgtcagtataataattttaaactcagttaatagacatcttaaattgtttgagatacactctattataatctaaaggttgtaatagtctatggagtcatactacggaaacacaatcgtcatctgatttgacaaaagttcaaaacatttctgaaaacacaactaatcattttagttacatactatctttaaacatactggcttccatgtacctacacattatatgaaataaaaaaaaactgttattaaaacacgataatcattaaacattaagggccttactacaaaaactttaaaccctgttttacacttgtctaataaaattttggctgcaaaatgaaccatatgtcaacgtcataatttgacatatttttagacaaggcataaactgacatttaaaagtttttgtggtaagacggtaataattgattgtaaatactgaaagactttcatcaaatacataagctatattctgcgtgaactgctaAGGTTTGCGcacagactttttttttaagcagtgggcaggcaaacattctaagaaggccaaattcttgtttttttgttactttaccagtttttattcaatacagttggatttaagaactacatctacgttgatgatttatgaacattatacattctattagtcgatgtcacgcgaaatggacaaggaattgggactagtcgtcatagtaaacattttttggcttgccaagacctacgcaatggtactagaatcaacactgttggacagggtaccaaaacgcccatcgtcctttatatgtttcagtaaaatatgtatacGATCAGGAAAGAAAATATTCATAGGTTTATAACGAGGATAAAAATAGAAGACCTTTCGCGCGGCACCACAATATGTTGAATTCTTCTTTCCACTCTAGGCTGGATGGGAGCCTTATAAGCACATTTGTGTGACGACTTTCGGCTGTTACAGAACCAATCATTAATACAGTAAACCTATGATTTATGTTCAACTAAGTCGTTACCAAAATTCTACAAACTTCTGATATCAATAAGCCAactaaatcttttaaaaatctactatcagaactctaggTGATGTCTAAATGCTGGATTTTAAAATATCGATTTAATATATTCGGTAGGAACCCATTTTAATGATATAATTTGTTCGAAACTTCGGGTTTCATAATATTCCTTCCACACTTCAATTAATAAACACACCTTAAGACAAGAAATTTTATCTTGAAATACCTGATAGGAGCACCATCAAACGTTCGCCACGACTTGTCATCGCTTGTACCAGGTTTGATAATATTTGGACAACTATTTGACAAATTAGGTTAGAAACTAGACTTCACTAAATAcattaattcataaaattatgaagaTTATTTCACGGTTTAGAAAGAATTCCAGAGAAACCAGTTACTGTTGTGTAAgaacagattttttttcttaaaaaatccgATAGTTTGTTAGCCCACATCAGTGCATGAGCACGGTAATTGGCGCCAAAATAAATGGTAAACAAACCGATACCTATCGAAACATTGTTCAATAACAAGTTCTAGGGGAAATCAACAAACTTCTAAATGTTTGcgtttaaaaactatttttggaAGAGATCTGTTTTGTAGTCAACTTTATTTTTAGGCTCTTTCATGACTAGTGGGAATTTTTCAAGATCACGTTGCACTCAGAGCTTGTAACATGGTATATAATTTTCTGAATAACCCTATCGTTGATTACTGACAAAATATACAGAAAACTAACaaatctacaaaaaataaataagaattgaCCTGCTGGCTTCACATTCCGTGCAGTTTCGGTGATATACTGAACTGTAgagattgcaaaaaaatatattataagttttctattttattctgcCATTACTTTGTTAAATGCATGTCTGCTAAATACTTTCTGTTATGAATAACGAATTaataccgtcgtaccacaaaagcTATTAAAcctctgttgaacacttgtctaaaaaaagtcaTATTATGACATTGAAATAAGATCGGTtctgcagccacactttttttagacaagtgttcaacagatgtttaagtttttgtagtaacgCCGATAGCGTCGTAGATACGTATATGTCTTATGGAATGTCTAAAGTTAAGGACAGTTAATTTAGTAACTACTggattaaacaataaaatggtaAGTGCTGAGTAGAATACTGAGATAAAAGAGTTAAACATACACATGACAACGTGCTGTGTAGGTTTTCCAAAGTCTCAGGTCTTTCAAAATTTAAGTGTCTTACAAACTACAATACAACTCTTAGAATTAGTTAGGTACTACTTATTTTTTGGCAGACTGACCTTCATTTTTATCTAGAAATGAAATTAACTCAGTCAAAACAagataaatctatttataaatacttatcATATAACACATCAATACCACTGATGTAAATCACAAGTACCAACCACTAGTACCTATGTGCTAGTACCTACAATATGATAAATGAATAAGTAGATTATAATAACACGCGAATTTGAACCATATAACTAAGTAACAAGAACTAAAATGCCTTAAAAAGTTGCTAAGTGAAAAATAAGTTATGTAACgtggtaataaaaaaaaatacaaacaatcaCCTTGGCCTCCATACTTTAGCTCTCATTTTACAACTGCAaacaatttacattattttatatagcCGTTATAATCATTACTTTTCGGGATTTCCTttcatttttactattttttataaaattttagtttttacacTTTTTTGCTTGTTTCACTTTGTGTATCTATGGGTAAACCAAACATTTTCCGAGATAATTTTAGAATTCGATTTTTTTAcgttatctttattttatttgaaaaatacaagTTTGTACTTACCAGCTTTCACCTGGTGCTAGTctaccaattttatattttttcattattgttctgaaaaaagagaataaaatattaaaattcacttGAAGACAAAATGGGACAGGCTAGAAAAATAACTTGTTTGTTAAAACAATGCTATATTACAGCTtgaagtatgttttttttataagaatgaCTCATCAAATCATaagaacttaaaaaatattactgagaATAAATAGATAGTCAGTCAGGCTCTGATGAACACAGTAGAAACCAGCTTAATTCTTATGCTCCATGAttcttatgtaaataatttctgTACAACTTTGGGTTacttacccccgcactcagaaacatttaatggttactcaAGCCACTCAACTCACCGTCagtaaggagtgacttaagtaatcattaaatgtcggGGGGGGGGAGGGGTTACATTATAAGTCACCACAAAATCAAAGGATGAAATATGAATTACCTGGCATCTTCACTGTGACCAATATCCTCAAAAGCGATTGTGGCATCTTGTCCCGCAGCCTCCAGTAATGGGTCTTCTCCGCCAGGGTGCTGTGTGAGAGGAAGTACATTAATTAATCAGAAAATAAAACTAGCTATTAGAGTTCCGTATgcaaagggtaaaatgggacctATAGCTAAGACTTTGCTGTCCACCTGCCTGCCACCAGGCTGTCCCAGGACCTATGATAGCTAACCAGTTATTGTAaaacaacaaacgtgattattGGGTACTCTatgaaaaatactaaattataacattgttgaATGATTGCAGTAAATAATGTGGAAATATGACCACACTGACATCTTTTAATTGGCCATCACATAAGCCCATTAAGATAGCTACCTATGCACATGGTCTCCAGTATCTGGGTAGAACTTTATGACAAATAGCAGGATATGgacataaaatataacacatcataattgataacataaaatattagtatGATTACTTGATGgctaatatttaatatttgtgttatttacACTGCGTATTTACAATGTTATGTCAGACAGAAATTATCTACTCAAGGCCATCTGATGCAATACCATGATTTTAAGTATAAATAAGTAGTGAAAAAAactaagaataataaaataagataaaattggGTAGAAGGGTTCAAAGACAAATATAAATGAAGAAAACAGAATCAGTTGATATCCTTAGGGGTCAGAGTGATAGAAGCGATCAAGAATCTTCCAGTGGTACTGATAATGCGTTAGCCGCAACTAATAAATCTTTATTCATAGTTAAGtcttcaaaaacataaatattcaaCAGGTGCTGTTTACATAAAATTCACCAGAACATTACTTAGTATCAATCAATATCATATGAAGGTCATagcttattgaaataaattgaacCTTTAATTCACTaaataatatacctagttaGCGTAGGTCAGCAGTTCAAGAAAAGGCCTTACCTCTTCGATGTAGGAAGTAACATCGTAAACGTCATTTCGGATGACCATCCACACGCTTTTTCTGGTATTGTGCCTTTTAACTTCGTCTGCCGTTATAAGTCTATCTGATTTATCTTTTTTGTCAGACATATTAGAGTTGTGATTGTGTACTTTCTATTTGAAATTTACGAAACAAATTGGACCGAACGGTGGTCAAGGTTGTTAGCCCTTGACTGGAAAAAATAATGTTGCATATCTGTCAATATGACAGTGTCGCAGCTGTTATTAGTGCTGTAAAAATTTCAACCAATCCGACGCCAGCGACCGAACGCGTTTTGTTTGATGAACGCATCTACACTAAACAAAAATgatgaatttaaattatatctGATTAAAATGCATTCACATACATTACAAACATTCATAAATCAGATAATTTAGTCTTATTGctataaaaatttacaaaacatgATACGTATTTTCAAACTCTtacgttttatttttgcatttcgCCAGAATCCATATGTCAATTGTCAATGAAAACgtaaacataacctcaaaataaTTGCATGATTCTTCTTGCTAACTTACATGTTTTGCTAAAAAACATCAGATAAACCTGATTCCGTTCCTTTAAGCAACTTTGTTGTAATATGAATATAACCAATAAGAGGAAAACCTGCTAATGGCTGAAGAGAAGGATTTCAACGATGCATTAGACgacatttttcttggtgaagaGATAGCACACAAGGAAAGTTATGATCaaggttttaaaattggaaGCGAAGCTGGAAACCCCGAAGGTTATCATCTAGGATACCATAGAGGAGCTGAGTTAGGGCGGGAACTGGGTAAGAAAGAAAGTATTTCAACCTGCAGGTTTCAATTAGCTTAGCAAGCTAAACACAATTATTAAACCAcattattaaacttttcagGCTTTTATCTAGGTATAGTAACTCACCACATCAACCTAAACTCAGAATCTAGCACAAAATACACAGACAAAACTATAACACAGCTGACCAAAGTTAAAGAACTCATTGATAGTTTTCCAAGAACAAATTCTGAAGAGCATGATATACTGGGTATGGCAGAGACAATCAGAGCTCAATATAAGAAGGCTTGTGCATTGTTGAAGATATCTTCAGCCAATCCTTATGATGCAGGGGTCTCGTTCTGAGGATTCTGGTATGATACCTACATACACTATGTAACTTTATGATGTGCTCAATTTTGCTGTagtttcttatgtattttaaccAACTTACTaaaaagaaggttctcaatttaattgcatattttgcaaattaattgtaaatacacaatttttttggatatttttttttggttgtggtggcctagtgggtaaaggaccaacctctcaagtaagagggcgctggttcgatcccaggtcgggcaagtaccaatgcaacttttctaaatttgtatgtactttctaagtatatcttaggcaccactgactgtatttcggatggcacgttaaactgtaggtcccggctgttattgaacatccttggcagtcgttacgggtagtcagaagccagtaagtctgacaccagtctaaccaaggggtatcgggttgcccgggtaactgggttgaggaagtcagataggcagtcacttcttgtaaagcactgatactcagctgaatccggttagactggaagccgaccccaacatgattgggaaaaggctcggaggatgatgatgataattttttttGGATCCATGTACCATTTAGTTTtaccattaatttaaaaaaaaaagtctagTTGTCAGTGAAAACTGCATTCAAAACTAACTTctcatcaatattatttacattacagaATCACCAATGACATCCAAAATCAGCAGACTTCAACATCATATTAATTCCATCACCAAATACTTGGCACCACTATTACCTATTGCCAACTGTCATATGGTGGAGTTCCTCACTCAAAACCATTGGGAGAAACTTTTACCGAGCCCTTTGAGGAAAACCCTTGAAGGTTTGGAGTTAAATCAAGCACTGGAGGAATTCTGGACTACTGCTAGTGGTCAGAAAACTAAAGGTAGCTTGAAATATTCTTATTtaccatctatactaatatgtatTACAAAGAACAACTAAAAAATGTTGCTGAATGCTGAACTAGAGAACTTGAGAAGCTACACTGTCTTTGTGTAACACACTATACTTTATTCTGGTACAAGaaaatagtccccaggccggcgaacaaatttttccACGTATCTCAGGCCTGATATCTCCGCCCCACGTCCTGATACGCTCCTGCAGTTGTTCAGCTGATATGCAGTAGTCATTGTTAATGGCTACGCAGTGGGCACGGGCTGTGGTGATCCAATTCCATCACCAAATATATCATCAgtaaaagtttgtcggactcatcgtaaggaaggcactcacaaagtcttaaatgtatatgtatcaaaaaaaaatttgttcgccggcctggggactaaaaAGGTTCCCTGGGATACAGATAGGACAGCGGGGAACATCTAGAGAATTATAATAATACCACTACCATAACTCACCAAACTACATCGACAAAATATTTTCCATCACAAACAAATCTTGTCTTCTAATTCCAGCCACCTCCCTCTCTGATTGGATCACCACAGCCCGTGCCCACTGCGTAGCCATTAACAATGACTACTGCATATCAGCTGAACAACTGCAGGAGCGTATCAGGACGTGGGGCGGAGATATCAAGCCTGAGATACGTGTGAAAGAGTTTATGACCAGCAAGAAGAGTTATGAGGTAAATTAACTGTGATATAGTTATGGTAATAGTCAGTCGTATACCAAATTCAAACATGACATTTAAACAATATGTTGTACAACATTGCTGCTTAGCAAAGCAAGTTTATTtgcatagtaaataaatatgtaatcatTAAATGGCCAAAATGTATCTACTAAATAGGTTTATACTATACACTATATGTATAGAATATACTTGACTTACCTAGGATCTGAAACTCTGTAACTAACTGACTGACTTTGTGGCTTTTCATGTGAGCCTACAAAGGCTTTATTAGAAACTTATGCAATTACATTTTGCTGAAATCTAGTAGCCCTTGGTACATCAAAActgcaaacaaaatatttttaataaaaaattaagaagtCATTTTGCAGAACATAAATGGCTTggcaaactccccagcaatttTCTCTTCCTCTTTTCtaccaaataaaattatctatgATGTACATTATTATCctaatgtaggtacatttccAGGTACAAACAATGTCCCGTCTGGTAGCATCACTGCACTCAGCTAGCAATGCCACGTGTTGTGTGGAAGCGGGCGGCGGCCGCGGCAACTTGCCGGTGGCGCTGTGTCTCGGGTACGGCATACCCAGCCTCACTGTAGACTGCGATGCTGCTGCCGTGGCCGCTGCTCCAAGCAGGATACGGATTATAC
The window above is part of the Helicoverpa zea isolate HzStark_Cry1AcR chromosome 14, ilHelZeax1.1, whole genome shotgun sequence genome. Proteins encoded here:
- the LOC124636201 gene encoding cytochrome b5-like; the protein is MSDKKDKSDRLITADEVKRHNTRKSVWMVIRNDVYDVTSYIEEHPGGEDPLLEAAGQDATIAFEDIGHSEDARTIMKKYKIGRLAPGESCSRLKWALLALGAAILIGIAYKKYAT